In Anaerobacillus isosaccharinicus, one genomic interval encodes:
- a CDS encoding type II toxin-antitoxin system HicB family antitoxin translates to MMRRQELIKDGSRFICPKSYTWLVQKQLTCFGGTEYMIEIKELDGCVSYGESFAEAKKGLQESIQLWFKYHRKLETQPIKNQTHLVHMEPKMTKEEFEQINKLLLHILLN, encoded by the coding sequence ATGATGAGAAGGCAAGAATTAATAAAAGATGGGTCAAGATTTATTTGTCCTAAATCATATACTTGGCTCGTTCAAAAACAGCTAACTTGTTTCGGTGGAACAGAGTATATGATTGAAATAAAGGAACTAGATGGATGTGTAAGTTATGGCGAGTCGTTTGCCGAAGCGAAAAAGGGGTTACAAGAGTCAATTCAACTATGGTTTAAGTATCATAGAAAATTGGAAACACAACCTATAAAAAATCAAACTCATCTTGTTCACATGGAACCTAAGATGACCAAGGAAGAATTTGAGCAAATTAATAAACTGCTTTTGCATATTCTATTAAATTAG